From the Lolium rigidum isolate FL_2022 chromosome 2, APGP_CSIRO_Lrig_0.1, whole genome shotgun sequence genome, one window contains:
- the LOC124690806 gene encoding RRP12-like protein gives MADVDMDDLPQTPRSVAGDDPDLSMFSGEPDLAAAILARLGRSQREDDQHLCATAAAMAQAVRDQRNVAGALLAFLSAAVPALPLAVVRARGRQVADDVARVLEFPSTPDSGVRAGLRCLAHLISAGDKSSWEALEPLYAVVLRLATDQRLKVRRQSHSSLRDILLSFQRQPVLVPASQAIARAFERFMLLAGGSNNGSAAEGPKGANEIICILDALKGCLHLMTSKPSNDILKYFKVLLNVHQPILTRSILEILHAVGDSPTLQLKPDVLLDLICSLGLSVSTERKSGDELASIARLLNVGTRKVYSQNKNIFVVKLPLIFTSLGDILASEFEEARFCVVETFKGLIDNCIDENLVSQGITQIKARHQGMRSDPTVIEKICAILGGLLDVRYTDVWDKSFHVISVAFDKLGESSYDLLPEALKNLADMQNLSDDDFSFRKQLNACIGSAVAAMGPKNALDILHIQSICAENEWILPILERHIVGASLQFFLRDILGIVRAVEKSIPKLLKDDKLFSAKRAEGYVYSLWSLLPSCCNYPCDTSNTFKVLQNVICDTLKNQPDLRGIICSSIQILIKQNKEALSITSEEDILVEDEVSKSERRAKNRYTKDFAEENLKEIRAFSKEFLDILCSIFLSSSKDAIGFLQPAISEIASISDKDEVGNLFLDTIKKLLAATKAVNAQQVDDSSMEIEDNSNTNSMMRALLLDFAASLMPGLAPKSINVLFSYVKPAIKDSDSMNQKRAYKVLSMLLKDAEFIERNLDVLLELMISSLPCQFPSKRYRLECLHHLIVHIFKDPSNKLRKREIVSSFLTEILLDLKEANKKTRNRAYDLIIEIGHACEDAENDGRKANLHQFFDMVAGGLASQTPHAISAAVTGLARLTYEFSDLIGVAYKLLPSTFLLMKRNNHELVKANLGFIKALVAKSKADVLDEHLKGVVEGLLSWQSDKKNSLKAKVKSLVEILVKKCGLDAVKAVMPEEHMKLLTNIRKINERKMRKGKSSEDGEAMSVASGATRRSGWNHTQMFSDFGSDDEYSNGSFPNQHTVVSRNGSKASTRSNRKRQDRNLQEKFIDHSTGEPLDLLDQKTMRLALKSTGKKRAAPDDDDDEIELDPEGRMIIREEREYRKKKPISRDEEADDKSSVRSQSVKRRKVASAGWSYTGHEYTSKKAGGDLKKKDKMEPYAYWPLDRKLLNRRSDRKASARKGMSSVMKMAKRFEGKSASGALTARRTQKHKHKKNK, from the exons ATGGCCGACGTCGACATGGACGACCTACCCCAGACGCCCCgctccgtcgccggcgacgaccccgACCTCTCCATGTTCTCCGGCGAGCCCGACCTCGCGGCGGCCATCCTCGCCCGCCTCGGCCGCTCGCAGCGGGAGGACGACCAGCACCtctgcgccaccgccgccgccatggcgcaGGCCGTCAGGGACCAg CGCAACGTCGCGGGCGCGCTCCTCGCGTTCCTCTCCGCGGCCGTGCCTGCGCTCCCGCTCGCCGTGGTGCGCGCCCGCGGCCGCCAGGTCGCCGACGATGTGGCCCGCGTGCTCGAGTTCCCTTCCACGCCCGACTCCGGCGTCAGGGCGGGGCTGAGGTGCCTCGCGCACTTGATATCTGCGGGAGACAAGTCCAGCTGGGAGGCACTGGAGCCGCTCTACGCCGTGGTACTACGGCTCGCCACCGATCAACGCCTCAAG GTGAGGAGGCAATCTCATTCGAGCTTGCGAGATATTCTCCTGAGTTTTCAGAGGCAACCTGTTTTGGTCCCGGCGAGCCAAGCAATCGCAAGAGCTTTCGAACGATTTATGCTGCTTGCTGGAGGATCCAATAACGGTTCAGCAGCAGAAGGACCTAAGGGGGCTAATGAGATCATCTGCATTTTAGATGCTCTCAAGGGCTGCCTTCATCTCATGACATCCAAGCCTTCCAATGACATCTtaaagtacttcaaagtactcttgAATGTGCATCAGCCAATTTTGACGAGGAGTATATTGGAGATTCTGCATGCTGTTGGTGACAGTCCAACTCTACAGCTTAAACCTGATGTGCTACTGGATCTTATCTGCTCTTTGGGGTTATCAGTCTCCACAGAAAGAAAATCAGGAGATGAGCTGGCTTCAATTGCACGGCTTCTAAATGTTGGCACCAGAAAAGTATATAGCCAgaataagaacatatttgttgtaAAGCTGCCACTAATATTTACTTCGCTCGGAG ATATATTGGCAAGTGAATTTGAAGAAGCAAGATTTTGTGTTGTGGAGACTTTCAAAGGATTAATAGATAATTGCATTGATGAAAACTTGGTGTCTCAGGGAATCACCCAGATTAAGGCTAGGCATCAAGGAATGAGATCTGATCCCACTGTCATAGAGAAGATATGTGCCATCCTAGGGGGCTTGCTAGATGTCCGTTATACTGATGTCTGGGACAAATCATTTCATGTAATTTCAGTGGCATTTGACAAGTTAG GAGAATCTTCATATGATTTATTGCCAGAAGCACTTAAGAACCTGGCAGATATGCAAAACTTGTCAGATGATGACTTTTCGTTCCGGAAGCAG CTCAATGCATGTATTGGTTCAGCAGTTGCTGCAATGGGACCAAAGAATGCTCTTGATATTCTACACATTCAGTCAATATGTGCTGAAAATGAATGGATTCTCCCTATTTTAGAAAGGCACATTGTTGGTGCTAGTTTACAGTTTTTCTTGAGAGATATTCTGGGCATTGTTAGAGCTGTAGAGAAGAGTATTCCCAAG CTTCTGAAAGACGATAAGCTTTTCTCTGCCAAGAGAGCAGAGGGTTATGTGTATTCACTTTGGTCTTTGTTACCATCTTGTTGCAACTATCCATGTGATACTTCAAACACCTTCAAAGTTCTTCAGAATGTTATATGCGACACTCTAAAAAATCAGCCCGACTTGCGTGGCATCATTTGTTCCAGTATTCAG ATATTAATTAAACAAAACAAGGAAGCTTTGTCAATCACTAGTGAAGAGGACATTCTTGTCGAGGATGAAGTAAGCAAATCTGAAAGAAGAGCAAAGAATCGCTATACTAAAGATTTTGCAGAGGAAAATTTGAAAGAAATACGTGCTTTCTCTAAAGAATTCTTGGACATATTGTGTTCTATATTCTTGTCATCCTCAAAGGATGCCATTGGATTCTTACAG CCCGCGATAAGTGAGATTGCATCCATATCAGACAAAGACGAAGTGGGCAACCTCTTCCTTGATACAATAAAGAAGTTGCTGGCTGCCACAAAAGCTGTTAATGCACAGCAAGTGGATGACTCTTCAATGGAGATTGAAGATAATTCCAATACAAACAGCATGATGAG GGCTCTCCTTTTGGACTTTGCAGCTTCATTAATGCCTGGATTAGCTCCAAAGTCAATTAATGTGCTATTCAGCTATGTAAAACCTGCAATTAAG gATAGTGACTCAATGAACCAAAAGAGAGCATACAAGGTTCTATCAATGTTACTTAAG GATGCTGAATTTATTGAAAGAAACTTAGATGTCCTGTTGGAATTGATGATTTCATCGTTGCCATGTCAGTTTCCATCGAAACGGTACAGGCTTGAGTGCCTGCATCACCTTATTGTTCACATTTTCAAG GATCCATCTAATAAGCTTAGAAAGAGGGAAATTGTTAGTTCATTCCTCACTGAAATACTTCTTGACTTAAAGGAG GCTAACAAAAAAACCAGAAACAGAGCTTATGATTTGATTATCGAAATTGGCCATGCTTGTGAAGATGCGGAAAATGATGGGAGGAAGGCCAACCTGCACCAGTTCTTTGACATG GTAGCTGGCGGTCTGGCTAGTCAAACCCCACATGCTATTAGTGCCGCTGTGACTGGGTTAGCTCGCTTGACCTATGAGTTCTCAGACCTTATTGGAGTAGCATACAAGCTCCTCCCGTCGACTTTTCTCCTTATGAAGAGGAACAACCATGAACTTGTCAAA GCCAACTTAGGCTTTATCAAAGCGCTAGTGGCTAAATCTAAAGCTGACGTGTTGGACGAGCACTTGAAGGGAGTCGTTGAAGGTTTGTTGAGCTGGCAAAGTGATAAGAAGAATTCCTTAAAAGCAAAG GTCAAGTCACTTGTGGAAATTCTTGTGAAAAAATGTGGTTTAGATGCGGTGAAGGCTGTGATGCCTGAAGAACATATGAAACTGCTCACCAATATCAGGAAG ATTAATGAGCGGAAAATGCGGAAAGGAAAATCTTCTGAGGATGGGGAAGCCATGTCTGTGGCATCAGGAGCCACAAG GCGCAGTGGATGGAATCACACACAAATGTTTTCTGATTTTGGAAGTGATGATGAGTACTCGAATGGTTCATTTCCCAACCAGCATACTGTCGTTTCTCGTAATGGATCAAAAGCTTCAACACG CTCAAACAGAAAACGCCAAGATAGGAACTTACAGGAAAAGTTCATTGATCACTCAACTGGCGAGCCCCTAGATTTACTTGACCAGAAGACAATGCGGTTAGCTCTGAAATCGACAGGGAAAAAGAGGGCTGCacccgatgacgacgacgatgagattGAGTTGGACCCTGAAGGTCGTATGATCATACGCGAGGAACGAGAATATCGCAAAAAGAAGCCCATTTCGCGTGACGAGGAGGCCGATGACAAGAGCTCCGTTCGAAGCCAGTCGGTGAAAAGGAGAAAGGTGGCCAGCGCTGGTTGGTCCTACACTGGTCACGAGTACACCAGCAAGAAGGCTGGTGGTGATCTTAAGAAGAAAGACAAGATGGAACCGTATGCTTACTGGCCACTGGATCGGAAGCTGCTCAACCGCAGGTCGGATCGCAAGGCCTCCGCACGCAAGGGCATGTCCAGTGTcatgaagatggcgaaaaggtTTGAGGGGAAGAGTGCTTCCGGTGCCCTCACAGCTAGGAGGACGCAGAAACACAAgcacaaaaagaacaaataa
- the LOC124690808 gene encoding nuclear pore complex protein NUP1-like, whose amino-acid sequence MASRGGYDGGLTAGGKIRRRPASRAAAASPYAPPAAATVPAAHSAEGSGWITRLITGSASRLISSVFRKPPPPPLPEPFNAQPTWPESLDARPSQPELLDAAHSPPPPPPPPLEDDIPEGEENGGQTAKNLYTDNPGNSVKDRDVMLRSSDCHRGIELEELLKQTTSTRSEFEYLAGLLRSRTVGYNTSQAEVGNIKQTDSGKKENGSRGLPVDFSIRSYSVADEVASPAELAKAYMGSRCPEGSPLRLRLHDLSFLPNKPVEAITVDKSLNPTLLQSSRLSASTSFDHLGSNYMTPNKSAIHKMSSSSYFKGPVPSRDMSGTVSSSYQTSNSVHTFGRQKCHVKKDIKKFLDGQ is encoded by the exons ATGGCGTCCCGCGGAGGCTACGACGGCGGCCTCACCGCCGGGGGCAAGATCCGCAGGCGCCCTGCTTCCCGCGCCGCAGCTGCATCACCATACGCACCCCCCGCTGCCGCCACTGTCCCGGCGGCGCACAGCGCTGAAGGGAGCGGCTGGATCACTCGTCTCATCACCGGCAGCGCCTCACGTCTCATCTCCTCAGTGTTTCGcaagccgcctccgcctccgcttccggAGCCGTTCAATGCACAGCCTACGTGGCCAGAATCGCTTGACGCACGGCCCTCGCAACCTGAGTTGCTCGACGCAGctcactcgccgccgccgccgccgccgccgcctttag AGGATGACATTCCAGAAGGAGAAGAAAATGGCGGGCAGACTGCTAAA AACCTGTATACTGATAATCCTGGAAACTCTGTCAAGGATAGAGATGTCATGCTAAGAAGTTCTGATTGCCATCGTGGCATTGAACTTGAAGAATTATTGAAACAGACGACGTCTACAAG GAGTGAGTTTGAATATTTGGCTGGGCTGTTGCGATCCAGAACTGTTGGATACAATACATCGCAGGCAGAAGTTGGTAATATAAAGCAAACAGATTCCGGCAAGAAGGAAAATGGATCTAGAGGCTTACCTGTTGATTTCTCCATTAGATCATACAGTGTTGCT GATGAAGTTGCTTCACCTGCAGAACTTGCAAAGGCATATATGGGTTCAAGATGTCCAGAGGGGTCACCCTTGCGCCTTAGATTGCATGACCTCTCTTTTCTACCTAATAAACCAGTGGAAGCAATCACAGTAGATAAATCTCTGAACcccacacttctccaaagttcaaGATTGTCTGCTTCCACGTCCTTTGATCATCTTGGAAGCAACTATATGACTCCAAATAAATCAGCAATACACAAAATGTCATCGTCTTCTTACTTCAAG GGTCCTGTTCCTTCAAGGGACATGTCTGGTACCGTATCTTCATCTTATCAGACGTCAAACAGTGTCCATACATTTGGCAGGCAG AAATGCCATGTGAAGAAGGATATCAAGAAGTTTTTGGATGGTCAGTGA